In Lachnospiraceae bacterium, one DNA window encodes the following:
- a CDS encoding DUF4839 domain-containing protein: protein MLKVEGDCNVSYKIECHKDEISIEVEYKENLDDIGENEVMIHSSMADYKHNNYKDVEEELKKLGFTNIKTKILYDIELGWTNEGETESVSINGKDDFKRGDIFVDSDEVIITYHMKAEDDPLKEKEDKTTENTDTKAKKNEEEIPEEKLTVDNCPELAAILSNKAEMDPSYSDFASKYKGRTIEFNGRIDYCSHYKNYDTRFDYLVSAGDYDPDHQVGPSFKFENVNYSDLHTNMDTVSVGLNVRIIAEVRSYDSNSGLFYLKPISVNKR, encoded by the coding sequence ATGTTAAAAGTTGAAGGTGATTGTAATGTATCCTATAAGATAGAGTGTCATAAGGATGAAATATCTATTGAAGTGGAATATAAAGAGAATCTTGACGATATTGGTGAAAATGAAGTTATGATACATTCTTCAATGGCAGATTATAAGCATAATAATTATAAAGATGTTGAAGAAGAATTAAAAAAACTTGGATTTACAAACATTAAAACAAAAATTTTATATGACATTGAACTAGGATGGACAAATGAAGGAGAAACAGAAAGCGTTTCAATTAATGGTAAAGATGATTTCAAGCGAGGAGATATATTTGTTGATAGTGATGAAGTGATCATAACATATCATATGAAAGCAGAGGATGATCCTTTAAAGGAAAAAGAAGATAAAACGACTGAAAATACAGATACTAAGGCTAAAAAGAATGAGGAGGAGATACCTGAAGAAAAATTAACTGTAGATAACTGCCCTGAATTAGCAGCTATTCTTTCTAATAAAGCAGAAATGGATCCATCGTATTCCGATTTTGCTTCAAAATACAAAGGAAGAACAATTGAGTTTAATGGAAGGATTGATTATTGTTCACATTATAAAAATTATGATACGAGATTTGATTATCTTGTAAGTGCAGGTGACTATGATCCAGATCATCAGGTGGGTCCTTCTTTTAAATTTGAAAATGTAAATTATTCTGATTTGCATACAAACATGGACACGGTTAGTGTGGGATTAAATGTACGTATTATTGCTGAAGTGAGATCATATGATTCTAACAGTGGGTTATTTTATCT
- a CDS encoding zinc ribbon domain-containing protein translates to MKCRKCGAELDDGVLFCRECGTKVVFNEKPESVLENNSVPEDNKKG, encoded by the coding sequence ATGAAATGTCGGAAATGTGGAGCTGAATTAGATGATGGAGTGTTGTTTTGCAGGGAATGTGGAACAAAAGTGGTGTTTAATGAAAAACCAGAGAGCGTATTAGAAAATAATTCAGTTCCTGAGGATAATAAAAAAGGATAG
- the purB gene encoding adenylosuccinate lyase translates to MSNDKYVSPLSERYASKEMQYIFSPDMKFKTWRKLWIALAETEKELGLNITQEQIDELKAHADDINYDVAKAREKEVRHDVMSHVYAYGVQCPKAKGIIHLGATSCYVGDNTDLIIMTKALQLVRKKVLNVLAELAKFADKYKNQPTLAFTHFQPAQPTTVGKRATLWMMELKLDLDDLEYLIGSMRLLGSKGTTGTQASFLELFDGDHERCRRLDQRIAEKMGFFGCYPVSGQTYSRKIDSRVISVLAGIAQSAHKFSNDIRLLQHLKEVEEPFEKHQIGSSAMAYKRNPMRSERIASLSNYVMSDMMNPMLVASTQWFERTLDDSANKRLSVPEGFLAIDGILDLYLNVVDGLVVYPKVIEKHMMAELPFMATENIMMDAVKAGGDRQELHERIRQLSMEAGRNVKEKGEDNNLLELIAADSAFNLSLEDLKKAMEPSRYVGRAPKQVEEFLEEVISPILKENEEVLGMTAQINV, encoded by the coding sequence ATGAGTAATGATAAATACGTAAGTCCTCTTTCTGAGCGTTATGCAAGCAAAGAGATGCAGTATATTTTTTCACCGGATATGAAATTCAAAACATGGAGAAAGCTTTGGATCGCACTGGCTGAGACAGAGAAAGAACTGGGATTAAATATCACACAGGAGCAGATCGATGAACTGAAGGCCCATGCAGATGACATCAACTATGATGTGGCAAAGGCAAGAGAAAAAGAAGTCCGTCACGATGTTATGAGTCATGTGTATGCATACGGCGTACAGTGCCCGAAGGCAAAAGGCATTATCCATTTAGGTGCTACTTCCTGTTATGTAGGGGATAATACCGATCTGATCATTATGACTAAGGCGCTGCAGTTAGTCAGAAAGAAAGTATTAAACGTACTGGCTGAACTGGCTAAATTTGCAGACAAATACAAGAACCAGCCAACACTGGCATTTACCCATTTCCAGCCAGCACAGCCAACTACTGTTGGCAAGAGGGCAACTTTATGGATGATGGAATTAAAGCTGGATCTGGATGATCTGGAATACCTGATCGGTTCCATGCGCCTGTTAGGTTCCAAGGGAACCACAGGAACCCAGGCAAGTTTCCTGGAGCTTTTTGATGGAGACCATGAGAGATGCCGCCGTTTAGACCAGAGGATCGCAGAGAAAATGGGATTTTTCGGCTGCTATCCGGTATCTGGACAGACCTATTCCAGAAAGATCGACAGCCGGGTGATCAGCGTTCTGGCAGGAATCGCCCAGAGTGCCCACAAGTTTTCCAATGATATCCGTCTGCTGCAGCACTTAAAAGAAGTAGAGGAGCCATTTGAAAAACACCAGATCGGTTCTTCTGCTATGGCATATAAGAGAAATCCAATGCGCAGTGAGCGTATTGCGTCCCTGTCCAATTACGTAATGAGCGACATGATGAATCCAATGTTAGTTGCTTCTACCCAGTGGTTTGAGCGTACTCTGGATGATTCTGCAAACAAGAGACTGTCCGTGCCAGAGGGATTTTTAGCTATTGATGGTATCCTGGATCTGTATTTAAATGTAGTAGACGGACTGGTCGTATATCCAAAGGTAATTGAGAAGCACATGATGGCAGAACTTCCATTTATGGCAACGGAGAACATTATGATGGATGCTGTAAAGGCAGGCGGAGACCGCCAGGAGCTTCATGAACGTATCCGCCAGCTGTCCATGGAAGCAGGCAGAAACGTAAAAGAAAAAGGTGAGGACAACAACCTGTTAGAGCTGATCGCAGCAGATTCTGCATTTAACCTGTCCTTAGAGGATTTAAAGAAGGCTATGGAGCCATCCCGCTATGTTGGTCGTGCTCCAAAACAGGTAGAAGAGTTCTTAGAGGAAGTCATCAGTCCGATCTTAAAGGAAAATGAAGAAGTACTGGGAATGACTGCCCAGATCAATGTATAA
- the purF gene encoding amidophosphoribosyltransferase encodes MNQNQMDFDIRGDEVREECGVFGIYDFDGNDVASTIYYGLFALQHRGQESCGIAVSDTEGPKGKVSAYKGMGLCNEVFTPDVIEPLHGNIGVGHVRYSTAGSSTRENAQPLVLNYVKGTLALAHNGNLVNAPELRHELEYTGAIFQTTIDSEVIAYHIARARIHTPTVELAVAEAMKKIKGAYSLVVMSPRKLIGARDPFGFKPLCIGKRDNSYILASETCALETIGAQFIRDVEPGEIVTITKDGIASNKELCFTDHGKEARCVFEYIYFARPDSVFDGVSVYHSRIQAGRFLAMDSPVDADLVVGVPESGNAAALGYAMESGIPYGTAFVKNSYVGRTFIKPKQSSRESAVRIKLNVLKEAVAGKRVIMIDDSIVRGTTSALIVGMLRDAGAKEVHVRISAPPFLHPCYFGTDIPSEDQLIAHNRTVEEIRDLLGADSLSYLEMDRLYEMAGEKPICTACFSGDYPIEPPKEDIRGSYDK; translated from the coding sequence ATGAACCAGAATCAGATGGACTTTGATATCAGAGGAGATGAAGTGCGGGAGGAATGCGGCGTTTTCGGCATTTACGATTTTGACGGAAATGATGTTGCCTCCACAATTTATTATGGACTGTTTGCTCTCCAGCACAGGGGACAGGAAAGCTGCGGTATAGCAGTCAGTGATACAGAAGGCCCAAAAGGAAAAGTAAGCGCGTATAAGGGAATGGGTCTTTGCAACGAAGTATTTACACCGGATGTGATCGAACCTCTCCATGGAAATATTGGTGTAGGCCATGTAAGATATTCAACAGCAGGAAGCAGTACCAGAGAGAATGCACAGCCTTTGGTATTAAACTATGTAAAAGGAACTTTGGCATTAGCCCATAATGGAAACCTGGTGAATGCGCCTGAGCTGCGCCATGAATTAGAGTATACCGGTGCTATCTTCCAGACTACCATTGACTCTGAGGTTATTGCTTATCATATTGCAAGAGCCCGTATCCATACACCTACAGTAGAGCTGGCTGTAGCAGAGGCAATGAAAAAGATCAAGGGAGCTTATTCACTGGTAGTAATGAGTCCAAGAAAGCTGATCGGAGCCAGAGATCCATTTGGTTTTAAGCCTCTTTGCATCGGAAAAAGAGATAACTCCTATATTCTGGCATCTGAAACCTGTGCTTTAGAGACCATCGGTGCACAATTTATCCGTGACGTAGAGCCAGGTGAGATCGTTACCATTACAAAGGACGGTATTGCTTCTAATAAGGAACTGTGCTTTACAGATCATGGAAAAGAAGCAAGATGCGTTTTTGAATATATTTATTTCGCTAGACCGGACAGTGTATTTGACGGAGTAAGCGTATATCATTCCCGTATCCAGGCCGGCCGTTTCCTGGCAATGGATTCACCAGTGGATGCAGACCTGGTAGTGGGTGTTCCGGAATCCGGAAATGCAGCAGCGCTTGGATATGCTATGGAGTCAGGCATTCCTTACGGAACTGCCTTTGTAAAGAATTCCTACGTAGGAAGAACCTTTATCAAGCCAAAACAGAGCAGCCGTGAATCAGCAGTCCGCATTAAGCTGAATGTATTAAAAGAAGCAGTGGCAGGAAAACGTGTGATCATGATCGATGACTCCATTGTCCGCGGAACCACCAGTGCCCTGATCGTAGGTATGTTAAGAGACGCAGGTGCAAAAGAAGTCCATGTGCGTATCAGTGCCCCGCCATTCCTTCATCCATGCTATTTTGGAACAGATATCCCGTCAGAAGACCAGCTGATCGCACATAACCGTACAGTAGAAGAAATCCGTGATCTTTTAGGCGCAGACAGCTTATCCTATCTGGAAATGGATCGTCTGTATGAAATGGCAGGAGAAAAGCCAATCTGTACAGCCTGCTTCAGTGGTGACTATCCGATCGAGCCGCCAAAAGAGGATATCCGCGGCAGCTATGATAAGTAG
- the dapB gene encoding 4-hydroxy-tetrahydrodipicolinate reductase yields MVRVIMHGCNGVMGQVITKMAKDMDGLTIVAGIDLKNDKENGYPVYPSLEECKEEADVVVDFASPKAADHLMDFCAEKKLGLVLCTTGLSEAQIKKVKETAEKTAVLRSANMSLGVNLLLKLVQDAAKVLAGAGFDIEIVEKHHNQKKDAPSGTALALADSMNEALGDQYHYVYDRSSVHEKRDPKEIGIASVRGGSIVGDHDVIFAGKDEVITFNHTAYSKAIFAKGALEAAKFLAGKEPGLYDMSDVVQL; encoded by the coding sequence ATGGTCAGAGTTATTATGCATGGCTGCAACGGCGTTATGGGTCAGGTCATCACCAAAATGGCAAAGGATATGGACGGCCTTACCATTGTTGCAGGTATTGATCTTAAAAATGATAAAGAAAATGGATATCCAGTATATCCATCCTTAGAGGAGTGCAAAGAAGAAGCAGACGTAGTGGTGGATTTTGCTTCTCCAAAGGCTGCAGACCACCTTATGGATTTCTGCGCAGAAAAGAAGCTGGGCCTGGTACTTTGCACCACCGGGCTTTCTGAAGCACAGATCAAAAAAGTGAAAGAGACAGCAGAAAAAACAGCTGTACTGCGTTCTGCCAATATGTCTTTAGGCGTCAATCTTTTATTAAAGCTGGTCCAGGATGCGGCCAAGGTGCTGGCAGGCGCTGGTTTTGATATAGAGATCGTGGAAAAGCACCACAACCAGAAAAAAGATGCGCCAAGCGGAACAGCTCTTGCACTGGCTGATTCCATGAATGAAGCTTTAGGGGATCAGTATCACTATGTATATGACCGCAGCAGTGTCCATGAAAAGAGAGACCCAAAAGAGATCGGCATTGCTTCTGTCCGCGGTGGTTCTATCGTAGGAGACCATGACGTGATCTTTGCAGGAAAAGATGAGGTCATTACTTTTAATCATACAGCTTATTCCAAGGCTATTTTTGCAAAAGGCGCTTTGGAAGCAGCAAAATTTTTAGCTGGAAAAGAACCGGGGCTGTACGATATGAGTGACGTTGTGCAGCTATAG
- the dapA gene encoding 4-hydroxy-tetrahydrodipicolinate synthase, producing MAIFEGAGVALITPFKANGEINYDKLEEIVEEQIAGGTDAIIACGTTGEASTMTHEEHLEVIKFVCDVTKKRIPVIAGTGSNCTETAVYLSQEAEKNGADGLLVVSPYYNKATQKGLIAHFSAVADSVKIPMLLYNITGRTGVNIQPATIAHLWKNVDNIVGVKEANGDFSAITTLMNLTDGGIDLYSGNDDQIVPLLSLGGKGVISVLSNVAPAQAHEICAAYFAGDVKHSAKLQLEAIPLIHALFSEVNPIPVKAAMNLLGKETGPLRMPLTEMEPEHQEVLKKELQAYGLL from the coding sequence ATGGCAATTTTTGAAGGCGCTGGTGTAGCACTGATCACACCATTTAAGGCAAACGGAGAGATTAATTACGATAAGTTAGAGGAGATCGTAGAAGAGCAGATCGCTGGAGGTACGGATGCTATTATTGCCTGCGGTACTACTGGAGAAGCTTCTACGATGACCCATGAGGAACATCTGGAAGTTATTAAATTCGTATGTGATGTTACAAAGAAACGTATCCCGGTAATTGCAGGTACGGGTTCTAACTGTACAGAGACAGCAGTTTATCTGTCCCAGGAAGCAGAAAAGAACGGTGCTGACGGTCTGTTAGTAGTATCCCCATACTACAATAAGGCAACCCAGAAGGGGCTGATCGCTCATTTTAGCGCAGTTGCAGATTCTGTAAAGATCCCAATGCTTCTTTACAATATTACCGGAAGGACCGGTGTAAATATCCAGCCTGCTACCATTGCCCATCTCTGGAAAAATGTAGATAACATTGTTGGCGTAAAAGAAGCAAACGGTGATTTTTCTGCTATTACAACTTTAATGAACTTAACAGATGGCGGCATTGATCTGTATTCAGGTAATGATGACCAGATCGTTCCGTTATTATCCTTAGGCGGAAAAGGCGTTATCTCTGTATTATCTAACGTAGCTCCGGCACAGGCACACGAGATCTGCGCAGCATACTTTGCAGGTGATGTAAAGCACAGCGCAAAGCTCCAGTTAGAAGCGATCCCGCTGATCCATGCTTTGTTCAGCGAAGTAAACCCGATTCCGGTCAAGGCAGCTATGAATCTGTTAGGAAAAGAGACCGGACCTTTAAGAATGCCTCTTACAGAAATGGAACCTGAGCATCAGGAGGTTCTTAAGAAGGAATTACAGGCATACGGACTGCTGTAA
- a CDS encoding cob(I)yrinic acid a,c-diamide adenosyltransferase gives MMKENLIQVICGPGKGKTASALGRGVTALLKGKTVIMVQFLKGSMETEGMEIVKRLEPEFKLFRFEKSPIFFDQLSEEEKDEARINIRNGLNFAKKVLVTGECNILILDEILGILDEGIISLEELKTLICQARQSEAELIMTGTVYPQELDEYVDEITKIQTRYEHFE, from the coding sequence ATGATGAAAGAAAATCTGATACAGGTGATCTGCGGACCGGGAAAAGGGAAGACGGCAAGTGCCTTGGGAAGAGGTGTTACCGCTCTTTTAAAAGGGAAAACAGTCATCATGGTACAGTTTTTAAAGGGCTCCATGGAAACAGAAGGAATGGAGATCGTAAAACGGCTGGAACCGGAGTTTAAATTATTCCGGTTTGAAAAATCACCTATCTTTTTTGACCAGCTTTCAGAGGAAGAAAAGGATGAAGCAAGGATCAATATCCGCAATGGCCTGAATTTTGCAAAAAAGGTACTGGTTACAGGAGAGTGTAATATCCTGATCCTGGATGAGATCCTGGGTATTCTGGATGAAGGTATCATTTCGCTGGAAGAGTTAAAGACCCTGATCTGTCAGGCAAGACAATCTGAGGCAGAGCTGATCATGACAGGAACTGTATATCCGCAGGAGCTGGATGAATACGTAGATGAGATCACTAAGATCCAGACCCGTTATGAGCATTTTGAATAG
- a CDS encoding single-stranded DNA-binding protein → MTEKMIENNKVSVIGEIVSDFTFSHEVFGEGFYMVELSVNRLSEQADIIPLMVSERLVDVHKDYRGLTMEAIGQFRSYNRHEGTKNRLMLSVFVREIHFMEEFTDYTKTNQIFLDGYICKAPIYRKTPLGREIADLLLAVNRPYGKSDYIPCISWGRNARFASGFEVGTRVRIWGRVQSREYTKKITETECEKRIAYEVSISKLECDEI, encoded by the coding sequence ATGACAGAAAAAATGATCGAAAACAACAAGGTAAGCGTGATCGGAGAGATCGTATCAGACTTTACGTTCAGCCATGAGGTCTTTGGAGAAGGCTTCTACATGGTAGAGCTGTCTGTAAACCGTTTAAGCGAGCAGGCGGATATTATCCCCTTAATGGTTTCTGAACGGCTTGTGGATGTACATAAGGACTACAGGGGCCTTACCATGGAAGCCATTGGACAGTTCCGTTCCTATAACCGTCACGAAGGCACCAAAAACCGTCTGATGTTATCTGTATTTGTACGGGAGATCCATTTTATGGAAGAATTTACCGATTATACCAAGACAAACCAGATCTTTTTGGACGGTTATATCTGCAAGGCACCAATCTACCGGAAAACACCTCTTGGAAGAGAGATCGCAGATCTGCTGCTGGCTGTGAACCGTCCTTATGGAAAATCAGATTATATCCCATGCATCAGCTGGGGACGCAATGCCCGTTTCGCTTCCGGATTTGAGGTGGGAACAAGGGTGCGCATCTGGGGAAGAGTCCAAAGCCGTGAGTACACAAAGAAGATCACGGAAACGGAGTGCGAGAAGCGCATTGCTTATGAAGTGTCCATCAGCAAGCTGGAGTGTGATGAAATTTAA
- a CDS encoding calcium-translocating P-type ATPase, PMCA-type translates to MKDAYTKMPEQVLSELHSDGSSGLTKEQAEQSRKKYGSNTFIRESHESLLKKIWDASTEPMLLMLIFAAVITLGVNIARYMTGGEYNFLECAGIFAAIALSVVITIVTEGKSAKAFEALNRINEDTLVKALRDNAPQLIPQKDIVVGDILLVETGDKLVADARLLESNDLSTDESSLTGESLPAAKEADFVCPRSTPVAERRNMLYSGCFVSSGTGKAVVTAVGNNTEFGQIAKELSSIEKDTTPLQEKLDRLGKVITVLGAAAAFVVFAIQIVGFAMSHTMNWETVSDAFITSIVLIVAAVPEGLPTIVAVSLALNIIKMSRENALVKKMIACETVGCINIICSDKTGTLTENKMTVQQIYTKGEMLEPEKLTDVCLLENFCINSNANVTTEEGKDSFIGNPTECALLVAARKAGWDYTKKREEADIVHIFPFSSQKKDMSTILRTPEGYMLYVKGNPEKILKLSSSLPEEEKKVIEEKITSFQSCAGRILAFAHKKLDHYTGEEFQEELETDLVYDGFVVISDPLSPDVYGAIGRCRKAGIEVKMLTGDNILTARAIADQLHMLDADHIAVEASEIEAMSDDELAQALKKIQVIARSTPLVKMRVVKALKAQGNVVAVTGDGINDAPAIKNADVGIAMGIAGTEVTKEASDIVLLDDSFSTIMKAVQWGRGIYENFKRFIQFQLTVNVSSVVVVVCSILAGFETPFTALELLWINIIMDGPPALTLGLEPIRDDILNRPPTRRDENIISKSMLSRIFVNGIFISAIFMLQHFTNFLGASPEQEPTVLFAMFVVFQLFNAFNCRELDHTPMYKNLMNNKLMLGVFLLVLILQIIITQIGGAVFETVPLSMGLWGKILGVSCSVIVLDEIWKLFEKIPG, encoded by the coding sequence ATGAAAGATGCATACACCAAGATGCCTGAACAGGTACTTTCCGAGCTACATTCAGACGGCAGCAGCGGCCTGACAAAAGAACAGGCAGAGCAGTCCCGTAAAAAGTATGGTTCCAATACCTTTATCCGTGAGAGCCATGAATCTCTGCTTAAAAAGATCTGGGATGCTTCCACAGAGCCTATGCTTCTGATGCTGATCTTTGCTGCAGTGATCACCTTAGGGGTAAATATTGCCCGCTATATGACAGGAGGAGAATATAACTTTCTGGAATGTGCCGGTATTTTCGCAGCTATTGCGCTGTCTGTAGTGATCACAATTGTTACAGAGGGGAAAAGTGCCAAAGCTTTTGAGGCATTAAACCGCATCAATGAAGATACACTGGTAAAAGCATTAAGAGATAACGCGCCTCAACTGATCCCCCAGAAGGACATTGTGGTAGGTGATATCCTTTTAGTAGAAACAGGAGATAAGCTGGTAGCAGATGCAAGATTATTAGAGAGCAATGACCTTAGCACAGATGAATCTTCTCTTACAGGAGAAAGCCTTCCGGCAGCAAAGGAGGCAGATTTTGTCTGTCCCAGGTCCACACCAGTGGCAGAACGCAGGAACATGCTGTATTCCGGCTGCTTTGTATCAAGCGGTACAGGAAAAGCAGTGGTAACTGCGGTAGGAAACAACACAGAGTTTGGACAGATCGCAAAAGAATTATCTTCTATTGAAAAAGATACTACACCTCTTCAGGAAAAACTGGACCGCCTGGGAAAAGTGATCACAGTTTTAGGTGCTGCAGCAGCCTTTGTAGTATTTGCTATTCAGATCGTTGGCTTTGCCATGTCCCATACTATGAACTGGGAGACTGTATCTGATGCTTTTATCACCAGCATTGTGCTGATCGTAGCAGCAGTTCCTGAAGGACTTCCTACGATCGTGGCGGTTTCGCTGGCATTAAATATTATTAAAATGTCTCGGGAGAACGCTCTGGTAAAGAAAATGATTGCCTGTGAGACCGTAGGCTGTATCAATATCATCTGTTCCGATAAAACAGGGACTCTTACAGAAAATAAGATGACAGTACAGCAGATCTATACCAAAGGAGAAATGTTAGAGCCGGAGAAGCTTACGGATGTCTGTCTTCTGGAAAACTTCTGTATCAACAGCAATGCAAATGTAACCACAGAAGAAGGAAAAGACAGTTTTATCGGAAATCCTACAGAATGCGCTCTTTTAGTGGCAGCCAGAAAAGCAGGCTGGGATTATACAAAGAAAAGAGAAGAGGCAGATATTGTCCATATTTTCCCATTTTCTTCCCAGAAAAAGGATATGAGCACTATCTTACGCACCCCGGAAGGCTATATGCTTTATGTAAAGGGAAATCCGGAAAAGATCCTGAAGCTTTCCAGCAGCCTGCCGGAGGAGGAAAAGAAGGTAATTGAAGAGAAGATAACTTCTTTCCAGAGCTGTGCAGGCCGTATCCTTGCGTTTGCACATAAAAAACTGGATCATTATACTGGTGAAGAGTTCCAGGAAGAATTAGAAACAGACCTGGTCTATGATGGCTTTGTGGTTATTTCTGATCCACTAAGCCCGGATGTTTACGGCGCTATCGGCCGCTGCCGCAAAGCTGGTATTGAGGTGAAAATGCTCACCGGCGATAATATTTTAACTGCAAGAGCTATTGCAGACCAGCTTCATATGCTGGATGCAGACCACATTGCAGTAGAAGCATCTGAAATCGAAGCTATGTCCGATGACGAACTGGCGCAGGCTCTTAAGAAGATCCAGGTTATTGCCAGAAGCACTCCTCTTGTAAAGATGCGTGTGGTAAAGGCTTTAAAAGCGCAGGGAAATGTAGTGGCGGTAACTGGTGATGGTATAAATGATGCCCCTGCCATCAAAAATGCAGACGTAGGCATTGCCATGGGTATTGCAGGTACGGAAGTTACGAAAGAAGCCAGTGATATTGTCCTTCTGGATGACTCTTTCTCTACGATCATGAAGGCTGTGCAATGGGGGCGTGGGATCTATGAAAACTTTAAGCGCTTTATCCAGTTCCAGCTGACTGTAAATGTATCATCTGTAGTAGTTGTCGTCTGTTCTATTTTAGCAGGTTTTGAGACGCCGTTTACAGCTCTTGAACTGTTATGGATCAACATTATCATGGATGGACCGCCAGCACTGACACTGGGACTGGAACCCATCCGTGACGATATTTTAAATCGTCCGCCTACAAGAAGAGATGAAAATATTATTTCAAAGTCTATGCTAAGTCGTATTTTTGTAAATGGTATTTTTATCTCTGCCATATTTATGCTTCAGCATTTTACCAATTTCTTAGGCGCTTCACCGGAGCAGGAGCCTACGGTATTGTTTGCCATGTTTGTGGTATTTCAGCTGTTTAATGCTTTTAACTGTCGTGAGCTGGATCATACACCTATGTATAAAAATCTGATGAACAATAAACTGATGCTTGGTGTATTCTTGTTGGTCCTGATCCTTCAGATCATCATCACACAGATCGGAGGTGCTGTATTTGAAACAGTTCCGCTGTCGATGGGGCTTTGGGGAAAGATCTTAGGCGTATCCTGCAGTGTCATTGTACTGGACGAGATCTGGAAATTATTTGAAAAGATACCAGGGTAA